The Lepisosteus oculatus isolate fLepOcu1 chromosome 4, fLepOcu1.hap2, whole genome shotgun sequence genome window below encodes:
- the ghitm gene encoding growth hormone-inducible transmembrane protein, whose translation MLVARLACLRVLPAAGLRSALTHTTNTLRTPSLKPSQSFLQPCKEYATKARFGFRRSKSAKEQLKEAAFEPATETAVKIDNMGRIILAGGAAVGLGALCYYGLGMSNEIGAIEKAVIWPQYVKDRIQSTYMYLAGSVGITALSAVAVSRTPALLGLMMKGSWLAMGATFAAMIGAGILVRSISYEQSPVPKHLAWTLYAGVMGAVVAPLTLLGGPLIMRAAWYTAGIVGGLSTVAMCAPSEKFLNMGGPLAVGFGVVFASSLGSMFLPPSSAFGAGLYSVAVYGGLILFSMFLLYDTQKVIKRAETYPVYGVQKYDPINSCLGIYMDTINIFIRMVMILAGGGGNRRK comes from the exons ATGCTGGTGGCGAGGCTGGCATGTCTGCGCGTTTTACCGGCAGCAGGGCTTCGCTCAGCTCTTACCCACACGACTAATACGCTGAGGACTCCAAGCCTGAAGCCAAGTCAATCCTTCCTCCAGCCCTGCAAG GAATATGCCACCAAAGCTCGATTTGGGTTCCGGCGCAGCAAGTCTGCAAAAGAGCAACTCAAAGAGGCAGCCTTTGAGCCTGCAACAGAAACTGCAgttaaaa TCGATAACATGGGGAGAATAATTCTTGCTGGTGGAGCAGCTGTAGGCCTCGGAGCCTTGTGTTATTATGGGCTTGGAATGTCAAATGAAATTGGTGCCATTGAAAAAGCAGT TATTTGGCCTCAGTATGTTAAGGACAGAATCCAGTCCACATACATGTACCTTGCTGGAAGTGTGGGAATCACAGCATTGTCTGCTGTAGCTGTTAGCAGAACTCCTGCACTGTTGGGTCTGATGATGAAGGGCTCTTGGCTG GCTATGGGTGCAACCTTTGCAGCCATGATAGGTGCAGGGATTTTAGTTAGATCAATATCCTATGAGCAGAGCCCAGTCCCCAAGCACCTTGCCTGGACATTGTATGCCG GTGTAATGGGTGCAGTGGTGGCTCCTCTGACTCTCCTGGGAGGGCCGTTGATAATGCGAGCAGCCTGGTACACAGCAGGCATCGTTGGAGGGCTGTCCACCGTTGCCATGTGTGCCCCCAGTGAGAAGTTCCTCAACATGGGAGGCCCCCTGGCAGTGGGCTTTGGCGTGGTTTTCGCCTCGTCACTGG GTTCAATGTTCTTACCCCCTTCTTCAGCATTTGGGGCGGGTCTATACTCAGTGGCTGTTTATGGTGGTCTGATTCTGTTTAGTATGTTCCTGCTGTATGATACACAGAAAGTTATCAAACGTGCTGAAACCTACCCTGTATATGGAGTTCAGAAATATGATCCCATTAATTC